TGTTTACTTTCATCTTTGGGATTTATACATATAAGCTGACAGGCTGGCAAAAGTTCTGGTCTTGTAGTAGCTATAATTGCATGCTCATTACTGCCTTTAATTGCAAATTTAATATAATTTAATTTTGTAGTTCTTGTACTGTACTCTATTTCTGCATGAGCTAGTGCAGTGTGGCATCTGGGGCAGTAATTTACTGGGAATTTGCCTTTATAAATAAGACCTTTTTTATAAAGTCTAATGAAAGAAATTTGTGTCAAGCGTCTATAATATTCTTCATCAGTTTGATAATAAACACTGCTATCGAAAGAAGTGCCTAGCGCAACAAATTGCTTCTTCATTGACTCTACATTAGATTGCGCAAACTCTTTGCAAAGCTCAACAAATTTTTTTCTCGGCATCTCTTTCATTCTAATATTGTGCTTTTTTTCTACGTTTACTTCAATAGGCATGCCGTTAATATCGAAGCATAGCGGCACAAGAACATTATAGCCCAGCATACGATGGAAACGCGCTACAAAATCAATGTGTATGTAATGCATTGCATGTCCTACATGGAGAGCGCCTGAGGCATAACGAGGAGGTACATCTATACTGTAAACTGGTTTTGTAGAGGCAGCATCGAATTTATAAATTCCTAGCTCCTGCCATTTCCTTTGCCATTTGAGCTCAATATCTTTTTGGTTGTAATTCATCTGAAATTAAGATGATGTAAGTGAAAATAAAATTTTCTACCTACTTCCATCCCTTAAAATTCTCATGATCTTCTTGACTGTCAAAGTTATCATCCTTGCCATAACTTATTGCCAATGCGATGCTTTACCTCTATCGCTTTACCTTTCTTTGAACTTAATATTTCTTCGCCAGTTATTAATGCAACACCTACTGCCAAAGGCTTTTTGTAAGTTATATCCCTTACCCACACCAAATCGCCCTTTGAGATTTCTTTATCAAGATCTACAATGCCCGGAGCCATTACGTCAGCGCCTCTAGAAATAGCTTTTATAGCGCCTGCATCTACAGTTACGTACCTTTTTTCAGGCTTATATTTCAAAATGCCTTTAATAGTAAGGAAAGGCTCGCCATTCCAACAAAATGCTAAAATTTCATTTTCAATAATAAAAACAGACATGCTCAAATCCTCACTATAGGCTGTCTCAACGTTTTCGGTGCTTATGATTTGCTTTCCAAATATTGACTTTAATTTCTCACTCAACCACTTTAGCTCTTTTTTACTTATTGTATGTCTGTTCTTTAGCCTCACAAATGTAAGTAATTGCCCAAAGAGTATTTTAAAATGTCCAAAAACATTTAAGTATGAGGATGCTTTTATCTGTTTAAAAATGCTAAAACCTCTAGCTATATTAAATAAAAGTATAAATTCAAGAGTGATTGTAGAACTTAAAGGTAATAAAGAGTATAGAGGATTGCTCGACGGCTATGACCCTCATATGAATTTGGTATTGAAAAATGCTGAAGAGTATATTGACGGTGTGCTAAAAAGGAAATTAGATAATGTGCTTGTTAGAGGCGATAACGTAATTTATATCTCCCCTTGATGAAAAATGGTAAAAGGCACAGCTTCAATGGGAAAAATGCATAAGCGTAGCCACATAATATGCAGGAGATGTGGAAGGAGAAGTTATCATTTACAGAAAAAAACATGCGCTTATTGCGGATTTCCTAACTCTAGGATGCGAAGCTACTCTTGGGCGAAATTAAGATAAAGTAAAAAATTTAATTCTTGCTCAAGTATATATTTTATACTGGGCCGGTAGATCAGCGGAAGATCGTCCGCTTGGCAAGAACCCTTTTTGCTCGATAACGCTCGCAAAAAGCGTTCACGGAAAAACCAAAATGCGGAAGGACAGGGGTTCAAAGAAGCCTTTTTGGCCGGCAAGAGCCTTCATGCAAAAGCCAGGGGCTATGGAAATCCCCTCCGGTCCACGTCGGCAAAACTTCGTTTTGCCGCTTTGTGACTTTAGCTCCTATGCGGGCCCGTGGCCTAGTCTGGATTAGGGCACCAGCCTTCTAACAGCCTTTTTCTCTCTCTTTACAAGAAAGAGAAAAATGACTAGCGAAAAAGAGAAAAGAAAGGGCTGGTTGGAAGTTGGTGGTCCCGGGTTCAAATCCCGGCGGGCCCGCTCCTTCTCACCGAAATTTAAATAAGGTATTGTAGTTATAACTGTTAGAGACAAAAGGAATGAAAAGGAGCTCTAGAGTCTGGAAAAAAAGGGGTAAAATGCGCTGGAAATGGCGCAAGAAGAGGATGCGTGAGCGTAAAAGACTAGCGAAAAGACTAAAAGAAAGAGCAATATAATAATGGTTAAGGGAGTATGGGGTAACACGGTATCCTCGCGGGCTCCAGTTAAAGGGATGATTAATGATGGGCGATCTGATAGTTGATGAATAACTGGAACGATGACCTATCCAAAAAGAGGATACCCGCTGATCTGGGTTCAAATCCCAGTGCTCCCATTTTTTTAATTCAAATCCTCTGATAGCCTTTTTTACCTAAAATTAATTCTAATCTGTGCCTTTCAAGTGCTTTCTTCGCTAATTTCTCTACTTCTTCTAAAAAATTTTCTAATTCCTGAGCACTTAACTCTCTACTGCTCATAGATATTGTAGCTAGATATTCGTATCTGTTTGGCGGTAGAAAAAGATGTGCACGTAAACTAGGCAATCCTTCTACACTCTTCCCCTCTACAACAATAAAAGTATTATCTTCAAAAGGCTTCTTCATTCTTATGTCCTCGACTTCCACCATGATTTTTTGATATAAGCTAGATAATATTTATATTTAGTGAATGTTTATACTATAGCTCGAATGATCGTGGGCTCATGGTCTAGTGGTTATGACGCCACCTTCACAAGGTGGAGGTCACCGGTTCGATCCCGGTTGAGCCCATAGTGCAAGCCGAAGTAAAAACGCCGCTATCTTTATCACTTTGAAAGAGCGCCCCGGTCGGGATTTGAACCCGAGTCGCAGGCTCGACAGGCCTGCATGATAGACCACTACACTACCAGGGCGCTAAAACAATTATTCCCTTTCAAGATATTAAAATTTTTTTTAGTTTTTGATATGAAAATTTTATTTCGTAGCTATGAAAACAGAAAGACATATATACTCACATTTTTATTCTAAACTCTGATGAAGAATAACAAGTCAGAAAAAAATATTTATGAGTTATTTGAAAGCTCTGATCTACCGAAAACCTCCTCAAATATACTTGCTACTATAGCAAAAGGTCGAAAACTGTTAGTTTCTGAAATTACTAGAAGAGTGAAAAAATCTGAAAGAGCGGTAAGGCATCATCTTAGCATTCTTATGAAAAAAGGTTTTTTAAGCAGAAAAATTGATATTACAAGAAACAAAAAGTTAGCTTATCGCTATTCTCTTAAGCCTTTAGGCGAAATTGTAAAAAAGTTAAAGCAAGAACTCGTTATAAAAATACATAAACTGAACAAGTTTATTCAAGGATTTTAAAATGGGCTATAAAATTGTGCTTACCGCAGATAGAACTTTAATGTCTGAGTATAACAATGATCAGTTTATAGGCTTTGCAGCTTGCTCGCCTAGTTTTCTACCTACTCCCCTCTACAAGAGTTTGTTCTGTCCTTCAGTGCCTTGCTTTAATGGTATTCCAGCATTTGCTCATTGCGGTCTTAGAAAAATAGAAGCCTCTTTACTCGAAAACGGATTTAGCGAAAAAGAAGTTGTAGTTGGTCATCCTGAGCATCTAAATAAAGTTATAAACAAAGATACGATGGCAATAGGTATCACAACAAATGATCCTCTCGGACTAGGACCTGCATCCTCCACTTTCTCTTCTCTCTGCAACAATGAGACCTATACTGCATTATATTTCAGAAAGCTTGTCACAAATAAGCTCATCAGAAGATATGATTCAAAAGTTATAGTTGGCGGTCCTGGTGCATGGCAGTTAGAAGATGAAAGGATAAGAGCCAAACTTGGAATTGATTGTATAGTCATAGACGAAGGCGAACTCGTAGCACCATGGCTTTTTCGCAAAGCAGTAAATAACGAGCACCTGCCACCTATAGTTCACGGAGATGTTGTCCCTGTAGAAAAAATACCTACTATTAGGAATCCAACTGTAAACGGCTTAGTAGAAATTGCGCGCGGCTGCGGTAGAGGCTGCAAATTCTGCAATCCTACAATGCTTAAAGTGAGATATTTGCCAATTGAAAAGATTTTAGAAGAGGTAAAAATAAATGTAAAAGCGCACAAGAAAAGAGGAACGATTCTGCATGCTGAAGATGTTCTAAGATACAAAGCAAAAGGAGTTGTACCCAATGAAGAAGAAGTTTTGAGATTGTTTAGTGAAGTTAAAAAAATAACTTCAGATATAGGAATAAGTCATTTTAGTTTAGCAGCGGTAGTTGCAAAACCAAATTTAATTGAAGAGCTTTCAAACCTTCTAGGAATAGGCTCAAGCGCATTGCCCTGGTACTCAGGACAGACTGGTATTGAGACAGGCTCACCAAATTTAGCGAACGAGCATTTAGCTGGCAAAGCAAAACCTTTCGATGTAAAAGAATGGCCTAATATTGTAGAACAGGCCTTTCAAATACTTAAAGATAATAATTGGGTGCCTTGCGCTACTTTGGTTATGGGCTTGCCTAAAGAAACTGAAGACGATGTGATAAAGACAAGAGAACTCGTTCAAGATTTAAGAGGATACAAATCACTTGTTGTACCGCTCTTCTTTGTACCCATAGGCAATTTAGTGGGCGAGAGATTTTTCACAGCAAAAGACATGACTTCAGAGCATTGGAAATTATTTGCGGCATGCTGGCGGCATAACTTCTACTGGCTTTCTGCACTGATTGAGGAGCATTTTAAAATGCGGCGGATAAATACAATAAAATTAAAGGTTGTGCAGATGGTTAGAAGATATGCAGAAAGGAAGTTAGAACATTATATCAAGCTTATGGAGGAAGGTAAGAGCCCGCTAAAAGTTGCGGCTTGAAAATGAAAGAGCAGAAAGACGAAAACAACGGCACATTGATAGTGCTTACAGCTTCGGATATCGATTTTAGCGATTTTAAGTTAAATCCTTTCATTGCATTTACAGGGGGCTTTCCATCAGGATTAATTCCTAAAAAAATTTTAAGAAAGTATTGGTATCCTCTAACAGAAAGTAACGAAGATGGCAGCGCTAAATTTGCGCCTTACGGGCTAAGAAAAGTAGAAGTTTTGCTTAAAGAAGAGTTTGGCGACGAAAATGTTGTTACTTGTACTCAGTATAACTTAAAAAGATTCATTGGTAAAAATACGAGAGTAATTGGTATTTCTACAATGGACCCTGTCGGGATAGGTTTTGTGAGCAGAACTTATACATCTTTAGTAGCTTTCGGTAAAGAGCCTATTTCAGCAATGGAATTTAAAGATTTAATCACAAATCCAGCTATAAAAAATGCCAATGCAAAAATAATTGTTGGCGGCTCAGGGGCATGGCAGATAAAGAGAGCAGGATTGCAGGATTTTTATGGAATAACTACTCTTGTTATAGGCGAAAGTGAGAGCATAGTCACTGAAATTTTTAGGAGAGCAGTTAATGACGAGCACAATCCTAAAGTTGTGGAGCCAGAGAGACCGAGGCTCGAACAAATACCTGTAATGAAAGAGCCTGCACTTTTCGGTGTTGTGGAAATAACACGCGGTTGCGGCAAAGGCTGCCAGTTTTGCTCTCCCACAATGCGTTCGCGCCATACTTTCCCTCTAGATAAAATTAAGAAAGAGGCTGAACTCAACGCTAAAGCAGGTGCTAAAATGATTACCTTGCAAACTGACGATATTTTCATATACAAATGCAAGCCAAGATTCGTGCCAAACAGAGAAGCGATTGTAGAGCTGATAAAAACTATCTATGAGATTCCTAATGTAGAATACATTCAGATAGCGCATTCATCTTTGCCGCCGGTAGTTTACGACCCTAAAATGATTGAAGAAATAGCCCCTATGCTGGTTGAGAAAACAAGATGGCAGAATAACGGTAAAAAGGTATCATGTCCCGAGATAGGAATTGAGACTGGCAGCATAAGATTATTAGAAAAATATATGCGAGGCAAAGCTTTGCCTTACGAACCTAAAGACTGGCATGAAATTGTAACTCAAGGGCTTGGAATACTTAATGATAATGATATTTATCCGCTTGCTACTCTGCTTGCAGGACTGCCTGACGAGAGAGAGGAGGATACGCTTGCAACAATGGAATTGTTGGATAAAATGAAGCACTTAAAACTGTTTTATGTTCCTTTACTTTTTACTTCAGAAGAAGAATGCTTGCTCAACGAGGCAAGACAGGCTGAGCTAAAAGATTTGAAATCGATACATTGGGATTTTATTGCTACCTGCTGGCGCAGAAATATCGATTTGTGGGCGCCAAAAGACAAATGGAAAATAATGCTAGGAGCACTATTTGGATACTATTTTTATTATAGATGGAAGCACGGCAGTAAAATACTCAGGCCTATATTGAGACTTTCAGGCTATCCCGAGTCGTTTTTTTTAGGAGTAAGCGCTCTGTAACTTTTTAAATTTAATATATGTGAACAGCGAAAGAGTGCCTCATCTAAGCCGACCTGCACAACCAAAGGTTCACACTGCGCCACGTGAGCATCGGCTCGGGAGTCCTTCGGATGCCCACTCGCCACGCTGATAAAGTAGAGTGATAGGCACAGGGCCTGTTGACAGCGGCAGAAGAGCGTAGCACTTTTTCAGCCAGAAATAGCACTGCTTATATCTCAGTAAGACAATAGTAATATTCCGTGAGCGTGAAGATAGAAATCAAAGGCTCATGGGATGTTAAGAAGAAAACTTCTATCAGGCTGCCTGAGTATGTGGTAGATTATCTTAGATTGAAAAAGCTCCTTTCAGGCAGAGATATTGAGG
This Candidatus Thermoplasmatota archaeon DNA region includes the following protein-coding sequences:
- a CDS encoding RNA-binding protein, which translates into the protein MRLKNRHTISKKELKWLSEKLKSIFGKQIISTENVETAYSEDLSMSVFIIENEILAFCWNGEPFLTIKGILKYKPEKRYVTVDAGAIKAISRGADVMAPGIVDLDKEISKGDLVWVRDITYKKPLAVGVALITGEEILSSKKGKAIEVKHRIGNKLWQG
- a CDS encoding small nuclear ribonucleoprotein (Enables 3` processing of polyadenylated mRNAs and tRNA precursors): MLKPLAILNKSINSRVIVELKGNKEYRGLLDGYDPHMNLVLKNAEEYIDGVLKRKLDNVLVRGDNVIYISP
- a CDS encoding 50S ribosomal protein L37e, translated to MVKGTASMGKMHKRSHIICRRCGRRSYHLQKKTCAYCGFPNSRMRSYSWAKLR
- a CDS encoding radical SAM protein; this translates as MGYKIVLTADRTLMSEYNNDQFIGFAACSPSFLPTPLYKSLFCPSVPCFNGIPAFAHCGLRKIEASLLENGFSEKEVVVGHPEHLNKVINKDTMAIGITTNDPLGLGPASSTFSSLCNNETYTALYFRKLVTNKLIRRYDSKVIVGGPGAWQLEDERIRAKLGIDCIVIDEGELVAPWLFRKAVNNEHLPPIVHGDVVPVEKIPTIRNPTVNGLVEIARGCGRGCKFCNPTMLKVRYLPIEKILEEVKINVKAHKKRGTILHAEDVLRYKAKGVVPNEEEVLRLFSEVKKITSDIGISHFSLAAVVAKPNLIEELSNLLGIGSSALPWYSGQTGIETGSPNLANEHLAGKAKPFDVKEWPNIVEQAFQILKDNNWVPCATLVMGLPKETEDDVIKTRELVQDLRGYKSLVVPLFFVPIGNLVGERFFTAKDMTSEHWKLFAACWRHNFYWLSALIEEHFKMRRINTIKLKVVQMVRRYAERKLEHYIKLMEEGKSPLKVAA
- a CDS encoding ArsR family transcriptional regulator; protein product: MKNNKSEKNIYELFESSDLPKTSSNILATIAKGRKLLVSEITRRVKKSERAVRHHLSILMKKGFLSRKIDITRNKKLAYRYSLKPLGEIVKKLKQELVIKIHKLNKFIQGF
- a CDS encoding radical SAM protein, with product MKEQKDENNGTLIVLTASDIDFSDFKLNPFIAFTGGFPSGLIPKKILRKYWYPLTESNEDGSAKFAPYGLRKVEVLLKEEFGDENVVTCTQYNLKRFIGKNTRVIGISTMDPVGIGFVSRTYTSLVAFGKEPISAMEFKDLITNPAIKNANAKIIVGGSGAWQIKRAGLQDFYGITTLVIGESESIVTEIFRRAVNDEHNPKVVEPERPRLEQIPVMKEPALFGVVEITRGCGKGCQFCSPTMRSRHTFPLDKIKKEAELNAKAGAKMITLQTDDIFIYKCKPRFVPNREAIVELIKTIYEIPNVEYIQIAHSSLPPVVYDPKMIEEIAPMLVEKTRWQNNGKKVSCPEIGIETGSIRLLEKYMRGKALPYEPKDWHEIVTQGLGILNDNDIYPLATLLAGLPDEREEDTLATMELLDKMKHLKLFYVPLLFTSEEECLLNEARQAELKDLKSIHWDFIATCWRRNIDLWAPKDKWKIMLGALFGYYFYYRWKHGSKILRPILRLSGYPESFFLGVSAL